CAGGATGTTGTGGTCCAATAGGAACGGTAAATTCTTCCATTATTTCCCCCCCGGAATGGTTTCCCCCGGCCTTTCATATTTCCAGTCTTTACGAAGCGGATATGCGCCTTCCGGCCAATCGTCAGGCGTTATAAGAGGCCTCGGGTCCGGTATGTTTTCTACTTTTATTCCGAACATATCCTGAATCTCTCTTTCGTACAGGATTGCGCCCGGGATTACTCCCGTTACGGTACTTACTATCGGGTTTTCCCGTGAAATCGCAACTCTGATATTAATTACGTTAGTGTCATCCGCAAAATGA
The nucleotide sequence above comes from bacterium. Encoded proteins:
- a CDS encoding NADH-quinone oxidoreductase subunit C, which gives rise to MNEEKIIAAIKENLKDKVLEITNPSPRRIFFKVDKNNLCEAISMLKEKLGFTHLATITGLDKTDSFELLYHFADDTNVINIRVAISRENPIVSTVTGVIPGAILYEREIQDMFGIKVENIPDPRPLITPDDWPEGAYPLRKDWKYERPGETIPGGK